The genomic segment ACGGCGACACGCGGCTTGAATTCAACTACGACTGCATGGGCCGCCGCTTCGAGAAAAAGGTCTACATCGCAAACACGCTGACGAAACACGAGAAATTCGTCTACGACGGTTACAAACTGACAGCCGTGTATGATGTCCTCGAAAACAACGCCCTGCGGATGACCTTCGCCTGGCAGCCTGATTCGGTTGATCTCGACGTTCCGGTGAGTATGACCTGCGATGGAGAGACCTATTATTACGTGACGGACGGCAATAAGAACGTGACGGCCCTGCTGGATGCGGACGGCGTCCGAGTGGCGAAATACACTTACAACCCCTTCGGTCGGATTCTGAACTCCGAAGGCGCCCTGGCCGAAATCAACCCGTTCCGCTTCAGCAGCGAATACCACGACGACGAAACCGGCCTCGTCTACTATAACTACCGCTACTACAGCCCCGAACTCGGCAGATGGACCAAGCGCGACCCCATCGAAGAAGAAGGCGGCGTGAACCTCTATGCGATGGTCGGGAATAATTCTATTAATAAAATGGATGCTTGTGGCTTAGATCCTAAAGGAAAAGTATTTTTTGACAAATACCCCAATTATGATAACTATGAGCGTGATATGGTTTGGGACCTTATTGGAGGTACTGTAAAGAAATTGCTTTATGGACAAAATTCCTGTGCCGCTCGAATTAGTGTGGCACTGATCCGGGCTAATGATCCTATTCCTAATAAAAATAGAGAATATGTTAACACCCTTAAGCGTGGTGAAAGAGGTATTCTGGGAAATTATATTGTAAACGCGCAAAAAATGGCAGAACATTTGGTTAGTCACTGGAAGGGGCGAAAATGTAGTCCCACTAAAGCATATGGGTTTGTTTCCTCTGCCACAGATATAATACAATTGCGTAAAGATATACTTGATAAGCTTAAGTCTTCAGAGAAAGGATGTGAGTGTAGGACAAACTTTGTTGCAGTTGTTTTTTCTAAATCTAGGCAATCCGGAGTTTCTGGCCATATTGGTGTTGTTACTGAGTCATACAATGATTACAGTACTCCATTCTCTTCTCCATCTATAGTTTGGATTCTGCCTGATGAGAAAAAATAATTTTATTGTGATAAAATATTTATTGATGTTATTCCTTTTGTTGCTGGCATTTGGATGTGTGCAAGATTTTGCTCATCTGAATTCTGAAACAAATGAAATTCAATTTAAATTTTCTCCTATTAGTGGAGTTGTTTCATGTTACGTTTTTTTTCCTGATACGCAGTCTCGTATTATTATTGATTGCCATTGGTACCAGGATGGGGGAAATTGGACACTGAAACTTAGAAAATTTGTTACTGACTCTTCTGATTCACAGAAAGCATTTATTAAAGCATTACTACAAATCATTCCTTATGTGGAAAAATATCTTTTTATGCATTCTATGAAAAAAGGAGTTATTTCTTCAATAGAACTTTCTACAGAGGATTTTGATATTTCTTTTGATGAAAAGAAAATTACTCCTGAGTCTACATGGAATGATATTCAGAATGCAGGAAATTCTATGTTTCCTTTAGATTCATTGATTTCTCAATTATGGAGTCAGGGATTTATGTTTCACAAACCTTTGTTTTTTTATGAGACAGAGCCAAATCCTCATTTTGAAATATCTATTAATAGATTTGATCTTGAGGATTTGACTATGTACTGAAAATATCAGTAGAGTATAATTCAGAGGCCGATGGTGAGTTTGCTGAAGAAGTGTTACTTTTTAGTAGTTGGAATCAGATTAGAGTAGCCTCGGGAGAATATGTATTACAATGGTTTATGATGCATTGAAAGCGGCTGAACAAATTTTCTATCCCCAAGGTACCCCGGAGGCAACTCATAATGCTAACAGGTCAAATGGACATGATCATGGTACGCTTTAAAATGATTCTCAACATTTTGTATATAAATATTTAAGTGAAAGAATGGTATAAAATGAAAACAATGATTATGTTTTGCATGCTATTTTATCATTTTTCTAAAAAACTTGTCATTATCATTTCTGCTTTAATTTTTGTACTGATACCTTGTCAAGCAAAACTAGTTGAGAATGTCCGACATGATGATTTTACAACTGATATACTGAAGAAAGTTATAGTGTTTACTGATGTATTAGTATCTGGTCATCAGCTCACGCGGCAAGAAGCTTTGAATTTATGGGGGCAAACAACCGAGGAATCGCTTACTTATGAAGTTTTAGCTTCCGGAACAAAAGGTTTATATTGGGATAATTTTTGTCGAAATTATCTTGAATATTTTGGCGCAAAACATTATTCGCTATTCGGGGTGTTTCTGCATGAGACTATCACCAAAAAATTTTTTGGGGGAGAGAAGCCCAATTTTATTTTTTTTGCTGTAGATAAGCAACAATTTCGTTTGCATAGCAATGAAATAAATAGAATTCAGGAGGGTATTGTTACCATAAGAGTGTTGTGTACGGATCCCGAGCGAATGAATGTGTGTGTAATTACGATTCCTTTTTCCGATGGCAAGTTGAATATTCATACAGCAACGATAGGAAATCAATTTCTCACAGAAGCAATGGGAGTGAACTATGATTCTGATGGAGTAATTAATTTTAATAAAGATAATAATGAACTGTTAGAGCGATTTTTACGAGAAAATATATATGATCTATCTGTATTAAAAAAAGATAATTTTTTATAATTTAATTTATTGTAGAAATAAAATATTTAAGTGTTTTATAATAATGGTATTTGAAATATCTTATGGTAATTTTTAGGAGGCAAAAAAGAAGTAACAGGCAATTGTATCATTGATGAAACTGTTTGTTTGAGCATTCGAAAAATCTGACCTATAATTCCAATTCTCAGCTTGAAAACGAGACGATTCCCCATATAGTGAACTTGAGCATTCAATACGGTTATGATGCATATGGGAGGCAGACCTTGCGTCAGTTGAAACAGAATGACGCGGTGCATGCTTCCGTGTTCCTCAGCTATGATTCGCGGGGGCGGACCGCGACGGTCGGCAATGGTGCCGATGTGTTGCACTACGCTTACCGTGCGGGGCGTAATCAGCTCGAAACGGCGGAGTGGAAAAATGCGCAGAACGCGGTGTTGAACAGCCGTTCCTATGCGTACGACAGCCATCACCGCCTGACCGGAATCAATCTGAACGGCACGCTGGAAGTCGGGTACACCCTGAACGACAAAGACCGGCGCACCGGGGCGGAATACGCGAACAGCGGGCTCTGGAACTTCACCTACGACGACAAGGGGCAGGTGATCAGCGCGCTCGGGAGCAGCCGGAGTTTCGCGTACGCTTATGACGGTATCGGCAACCGGACGGCCGCGACGGAGGGTGGCGAGCAGTTCAGCTATGCAAGCAATCAGTTGAACCAGTACACGGCTGTGAACGCTTCGCAGCCGACTTACGACGCGGACGGCAATCTGCTGACGACCGGAACCGGCTGGACTTACACCTGGAACGGAGAAAACCGCCTGATTGCGGCGGAGAATGCGGATACGCGTGTGGAGATGGCCTACGACTGCATGGGCCGCCGCTTCGAGAAAAAGGTCTACACCGCAAACACGCTGACGAAACACGAGAAATTCGTTTACGACGGTTACAAACTGACAGCCGTGTATGATGTCCTCGAAAACAACGCCCTGCGGATGACCTTCGCCTGGCAGCCGGATTCGGTTGATCTCGATGTTCCGGTGAGTATGACCTGCGATGGAGAGACCTATTATTACGTGACGGACGGCAATAAGAACGTGACGGCCCTGCTGGATGCGGACGGCGTCCGAGTGGCGAAATACACTTACAACCCCTTCGGCCGGATTCTGAACTCCGAAGGCGCCCTGGCCGAAATCAACCCGTTCCGTTTCAGCAGCGAATACCACGACGACGAAACCGGCCTCGTCTACTACAACTACCGCTACTACAGCCCCGAACTCGGCAGATGGATCAAACGCGACCCCATCGAAGAAAAAGGCGGCGTGAACCTCTATGCGATGGTAGGTAATAATCCGAGTAATTGTTGGGATCATTTGGGGGAAAACGTTTGGGTCCTTTATGGGTCTAGTAGTGCAAAGACAGGGCATATGGCTGTTATTATAGGTCCTCGATCTGGTCGGGGGATATTTTCTTATTTCTCGTTTGCTCCTGATGGGCTTACTACGTATGACCGCCGTACATATGATGAAATTTTGAATTACGTTCAGGGAACACGCGATGGGCATCCCTACACACATTATCTATTCTACTGTACAAATGAAACTCAAGATGCAGAAGCACGAAGAGCGGCAGGTCGATACAGACATTACGTATATTTGCAACCAAATGTTTGTACTAATTTGGCTCATGATGCTGTGGTTGCTACTGGAAAAATTTTTGTAATAAAGCATACCCCTGCTTCTACTTACAACCATAATCGAAATGTGGCTGATGGATATGGTGGTTTGTGAGAATTCGCAATATGAAAAATAAAGGTATAAATATGTCGAAATTAGTAAGTATCATTGTTGCTATATTTTTTATCGGATTTATTGGTTGCGCAAAAGAGGTTATTTCTGATGATTTAAAAAGTTCTGAAATAATTGTAAATAAAGCAAAACTGTTTATCGACGTCGTCTTGGGAAAGCATCAATTAACCTACGAGGAAGCATTGGAACTTTGGGGCGAGGCATCAGAAGCTAGCTTTGAATATGCCATTCTGAGTGGAGGAATTGAGAATTTAAGCTTAGCAGATTATGAATTTATTATGAACAAAAAGCATATAATTCATAAGTATTCACTAATGGGGCTTTTCATTCAAGAGACTATTTCCAAAAGAATAGATACTTCAAATGTACGAAGCTTAATTATATTCTATTCGGAGGCAGATGAACAGTTACGCCTAAGAGGTGATCAAGAGGATATTTTTCCTGAAAAACTTGTTACTGCAAAGATATTAATATTATATGACAATGGGAAAAGTAGTATATATATTATTACATTGCCATTTGATGTAGATGATAAAATTTTCATGAATATGACATTTGGCAATAATTTTTTTCTCGAAGCAATGGGAATATATAACGATAAAAATGGGAAGCCGATATTTTCTGTGAAAATAGCAAATATATTAAGTAACTTAGAGCGAAAGGAGTCTTTGAATTTATCTGAATTTCGTAATATTGCACAGGATAAATAACTAAATTTCAATGGTGCATTATAAGAGCATTCTCATTCAGATGCAGGAACATGGGGAAGTGTGTCTGCTACTTTAGATATGATGAGTTTGCGATTTCTTATTGTATCATCTGCGAAGGATTTTTTATGGCTTCCAGATGCTTGGGCGCATTTACGGCACTATTTGGGAAATTCAGGAAAGACATATACCATTCGTTTTCAGAAAATGATTGACGATTTAAAGTCATTGCAAGCTATTAGAGCAGGAGAAATTGCTGATGCTAGAAAATTTGTAATGAACTTATCTGATGGAACTTACAATATAACCTCTGGAAGGGCTACTAATGGATATGCAAGATTTTCGGAAAGCTCAAATTGGTTCTATGCTGTTGGTGGTTATAGTGTTTGGGGGAAAGGTCAAGTAACGGTTTCTAACAAACAAACTTGTTTTGAAATAAAATATGAATTCAAATTTGAGGATAGATATAACTGGGATGCGGGAAAGTCGGTAAATATATTGGGAGTTACGATTACTGATGATTTTATGGGAAAATTTCAACGCCAGGGATTGGCTAGAGAATTTAATATGATAGGAAGTGTCAAACAAACTATTAAATGGAAAAAAGGAGATAAAGCGCCTGTCATTACTGAAGGTTGGGATACTCCTAAAGGAGGGCGCTAATGAAAAATAACATAAATATCATATTTTTAAAAAAATTGATTTTATTTGTAATATGTTGTGCCTTTTTAGGAGGATGTAAGAAACAAGAAATGGTTCCAGATTCTGCAGCCTTTGCTCGGTTGCATGATGCAGGCTTCTCCTTACCCGAAAACGCTATTGTATTGTTTTATTATACCAGTAATGGTCGGGACGGAGATTATAATGAATGGGTTATATATTTCTCTGATAAATTGAAGAGAATTCCGAGTTGGGATTTTGATTCTGAGTCTTACATTCCTGAAGAGAATCTTGAGAATTGTACGCTTATTGCCGATATTATTAACGAGTGCATGGATAAATCATTAAAAAAAGCATACCAAATACAAATGAAGGATTTTAAGAATTATAAGCGTTTTTCTAAAATTACTCCTGTTGGAGAAATTGCAGGGCATCTTGTTGAGACCAAGCTGGGGTATTATTTACGCATAACTATAATTTAAAAGTTCCAGACTCCTTTGGGGTTAAATAAATTAGTCGTTACATCTATATTTTTTAGAGCATCCGGACCCAAAAAATTTCCCCAACAGAAATTTTTCACTGATCATGGTCCGGAGGCTCTTCTTTTTTTAATAATTCCACACATTTTTCCCGGGTATCGCTTGTATTTTCTCCCACTCCTAGCTAGATTATCTTCAGAATCTCCATTTCGTTGCGGAACGCCAACCTGGAGGCCGGTCCCGAATGAAAGCCACAATCATGCCTGTTTTCGCCGCGCGGCCGTTTACCTTCGGTGCAGTCGACGGAGAGACCTATTATTACGTGACGGACGGCAATAAGAACGTGACGGCCCTGCTGGATGCGGACGGCGTCCGAGTGGCGAAATACACTTACAACCCCTTCGGCCGGATTCTGAACTCCGAAGGCGCCCTGGCGGAAATCAACCCGTTCCGCTTCAGCAGCGAATACCACGACGACGAAACCGGCCTCGTCTACTACAACTACCGCTACTACAGCCCCGAACTCGGCAGATGGACCAAGCGCGATCCCATCGAAGAAGAAGGCGGCGTGAACCTCTATGGATATGTGGCAAATTCTCCTATCGATAGATTCGATTATTTAGGTATGGCTTGGAATATTTCTCGAACAGGGAAAGCTTGGGCGATAGCAATGCGCTCATCTCTCGATAAAGATAATATTGAGCGACTGGCCTCTTTAGTTTGTTTGGATGATGATGAGGCAATTAAATGGTTAAGAAATGTTAATGGAACTGTTGTTACAGAAAATGATTTAAAACAAGGTCGTTGTTTTAAAGTTCCCAATACAATTGCTGTCTATACATCAAAGCCTAAGGTGGGTGATGGAATAATCACTTTTGTTGCAAAGTTAAGGCGAAATGCTATTTCAATGGGGCAATCATATAAAGGTAAAGGCTATAATCTTGTTGAACATAAATCCGCTGAATCAAATAGTTTGTTTGTTTCTCTTTGGCAGTTAGACGGAATTGCAGCCATCGTTTTTGCGGGACATGGTTCCGAATATAGTTTCGCTTCTGACAATGATTCAGGAACAAGTGCAAATGAAGTTTCTCCTCCTTATAAACTTCAAAGAGTAGATGCTTTACATTGCTATAGTGCAGCTACACATATTTACAGTACAAGAAAAGAAGAT from the Victivallis lenta genome contains:
- a CDS encoding RHS repeat-associated core domain-containing protein, whose amino-acid sequence is MRQLKQNDAVHASVFLSYDSRGRTATVGNGADVLHYAYRAGRNQLETAEWKNAQNAVLNSRSYAYDSHHRLTGINLNGTLEVGYTLNDKDRRTGAEYANSGLWNFTYDDKGQVISALGSSRSFAYAYDGIGNRTAATEGGEQFSYASNQLNQYTAVNASQPTYDADGNLLTTGTGWTYTWNGENRLIAAENADTRVEMAYDCMGRRFEKKVYTANTLTKHEKFVYDGYKLTAVYDVLENNALRMTFAWQPDSVDLDVPVSMTCDGETYYYVTDGNKNVTALLDADGVRVAKYTYNPFGRILNSEGALAEINPFRFSSEYHDDETGLVYYNYRYYSPELGRWIKRDPIEEKGGVNLYAMVGNNPSNCWDHLGENVWVLYGSSSAKTGHMAVIIGPRSGRGIFSYFSFAPDGLTTYDRRTYDEILNYVQGTRDGHPYTHYLFYCTNETQDAEARRAAGRYRHYVYLQPNVCTNLAHDAVVATGKIFVIKHTPASTYNHNRNVADGYGGL
- a CDS encoding RHS repeat-associated core domain-containing protein, giving the protein MKATIMPVFAARPFTFGAVDGETYYYVTDGNKNVTALLDADGVRVAKYTYNPFGRILNSEGALAEINPFRFSSEYHDDETGLVYYNYRYYSPELGRWTKRDPIEEEGGVNLYGYVANSPIDRFDYLGMAWNISRTGKAWAIAMRSSLDKDNIERLASLVCLDDDEAIKWLRNVNGTVVTENDLKQGRCFKVPNTIAVYTSKPKVGDGIITFVAKLRRNAISMGQSYKGKGYNLVEHKSAESNSLFVSLWQLDGIAAIVFAGHGSEYSFASDNDSGTSANEVSPPYKLQRVDALHCYSAATHIYSTRKEDNKGWRDWVSKDGSYEVYTKAVHHLNEESARVRKNHYRIP